The following coding sequences are from one Dreissena polymorpha isolate Duluth1 chromosome 8, UMN_Dpol_1.0, whole genome shotgun sequence window:
- the LOC127840375 gene encoding neo-calmodulin-like, with protein sequence MINLETLSAKRATPMTELEGVGVKVGEAKKLSSKELKELRKTFQMFDRNGDGRISASELSHAFRVQGQCIPEAEIRSIIREVDDDGNGQIDFEEFVSLMTTKSQDARSATRDESELREAFKVFDQNGDGKISCKELKAVLNSIGEKMTEREFAALIREADIDGDGSISFDEFSKVIANKFV encoded by the exons ATGATTAATCTAGAAACATTATCGGCAAAAAGAGCAACTCCGATGACAGAGTTGGAAGGTGTAGGAGTTAAAGTGGGTGAG gCGAAGAAACTCTCCAGTAAAGAGCTGAAAG AGCTGCGGAAGACGTTCCAGATGTTTGACCGGAACGGGGACGGGCGAATTTCCGCATCGGAGCTGTCGCACGCCTTCCGGGTGCAGGGTCAGTGTATACCGGAAGCGGAAATACGTAGCATCATACGGGAGGTGGACGATGATG GAAACGGTCAGATCGATTTTGAGGAGTTTGTGAGTCTTATGACGACAAAATCACAAGATGCCAGGTCGGCGACACGTGATGAATCCGAATTACGAGAAGCTTTCAAAGTGTTTGATCAAAACGGGGACG GCAAAATAAGCTGCAAAGAACTGAAGGCCGTGCTAAACTCAATCGGCGAGAAGATGACAGAGCGTGAATTCGCGGCGCTGATCCGAGAAGCGGATATTGACGGAGACGGCTCTATTAGTTTTGATG AATTCTCAAAAGTGATCGCTAACAAGTTTGTATAG